Proteins found in one Mycoplasmopsis gallopavonis genomic segment:
- the pyrH gene encoding UMP kinase — protein MMKYKRILLKLSGEGFANKEKHLAIDYELVSKIAQQLKTVVARGVEVSIVIGGGNFWRGASAEKNGIPRNRADYIGMLATIMNGLALQSGFEHAGLKARVQSSLNIDKRVAKYYINEKATKYLEEGEVVIFVGGTGRPYFTTDTAATLYASEIGADVILMGKNNIDGIYDSDPKKNPNAQRFDKITYDEILERSLQVMDLTATSMARDNGISLVVFNLLEENSIIKALEGTITHTEVTK, from the coding sequence ATTATGAAATACAAAAGGATTTTGTTAAAACTTTCAGGTGAAGGTTTTGCAAACAAAGAAAAACATTTAGCGATTGATTATGAACTTGTTTCTAAAATTGCCCAACAGTTAAAAACTGTTGTTGCTCGTGGAGTTGAAGTTTCTATTGTTATTGGTGGTGGTAACTTTTGAAGAGGTGCTTCTGCAGAAAAAAACGGAATACCTAGAAATAGAGCTGATTACATTGGTATGCTTGCTACCATTATGAATGGTTTAGCTTTACAAAGTGGTTTTGAACACGCAGGACTTAAAGCGAGAGTGCAAAGTTCTTTAAATATCGATAAACGTGTTGCTAAATATTATATTAATGAAAAAGCAACTAAATATCTTGAAGAAGGTGAAGTTGTAATTTTTGTTGGAGGAACAGGAAGACCTTACTTTACAACTGATACAGCTGCAACACTTTATGCTTCAGAAATTGGTGCAGATGTTATTTTAATGGGAAAAAATAATATTGATGGAATTTATGATTCTGATCCAAAGAAAAACCCAAATGCTCAAAGGTTTGATAAAATAACATATGATGAAATTTTAGAAAGAAGCTTACAAGTTATGGATCTAACAGCAACAAGTATGGCCAGAGATAACGGAATTTCTTTAGTTGTATTTAATTTATTAGAAGAAAACTCAATTATTAAAGCTTTAGAAGGTACAATTACACATACGGAGGTTACAAAATAA
- a CDS encoding Cof-type HAD-IIB family hydrolase: protein MKDTLRDNLTGKKRFLFAIDLDGTTLQSSATGQIHDQTVAAIKRATDEGHVVCILTGRPWRSTKFIYDELGLKTVVSNYNGAHIHHPYDDEFIPYIKYLNLNEALYVLGDPKVKAEISNIAIEGPDWVQLQHRDEDLEKVFGFKTTSKLQIGLDFHKLPLMPTGIIFDVQKTTDVEQLRQYLKRRYGDLAEFSYWSKGEGLSPVFDMTNITANKGKALSMLIRYYDIDVENTIALGDGFNDVPMFKVANISVAMSNASKDVKKYATIRISKTNKDGGVGWYINKFLDNPEEEIEKSRNRRKKVAKLTEEE, encoded by the coding sequence ATGAAAGATACACTTAGAGATAATTTAACCGGTAAAAAGAGATTTCTTTTTGCCATTGATTTAGACGGAACTACACTTCAATCTAGTGCAACAGGACAAATTCATGATCAAACTGTTGCAGCAATTAAAAGAGCAACTGATGAAGGTCATGTTGTTTGTATTTTAACAGGACGTCCTTGAAGAAGTACAAAATTCATTTATGATGAATTAGGTTTAAAAACAGTAGTTTCCAACTATAATGGTGCTCACATTCACCACCCTTATGATGACGAATTTATTCCTTACATTAAATATTTAAATTTGAACGAAGCTTTATATGTTTTGGGTGACCCAAAAGTTAAAGCTGAAATTTCAAATATTGCAATTGAAGGTCCAGATTGAGTGCAATTACAACATAGAGACGAAGATTTAGAAAAAGTTTTTGGTTTTAAAACTACTTCAAAATTGCAAATTGGTCTTGATTTTCATAAATTACCGTTAATGCCAACTGGAATTATTTTTGATGTTCAAAAAACAACAGATGTTGAACAACTTAGACAATACTTAAAAAGACGTTACGGAGATCTTGCCGAGTTTTCATATTGATCAAAAGGTGAAGGATTATCTCCTGTTTTTGATATGACCAATATTACAGCGAATAAAGGTAAAGCATTAAGTATGTTAATCCGTTACTATGATATTGATGTTGAAAACACAATTGCTCTTGGAGATGGATTTAATGATGTTCCAATGTTTAAAGTTGCAAACATTTCTGTTGCAATGAGCAATGCTTCAAAAGATGTTAAAAAATATGCAACAATCAGAATTTCTAAAACAAACAAAGATGGTGGAGTAGGTTGATATATCAATAAATTCTTAGATAATCCAGAAGAAGAAATCGAAAAATCAAGAAACAGAAGAAAAAAAGTAGCAAAACTCACAGAAGAAGAATAA
- a CDS encoding ribonuclease HIII encodes MKIFDNLEKFNLEQEKIIGVDETGVGDYFTPLIACAAFVPNHLLKQVKDLGVKDSKLLSEKQIIKIGKQLIQTIPHSIYRLSQEGYNKLSKFYNANEIKFIAHLSAINFILKKTNEPSLVLIDQYSTINSILKYNSKIIEQNNAIKIEDISLPALFAHKAESLHLSVACASIIARFILIYLMKEQNKNWNFKFPFGANKEVQAKVKEFEEIHGLKALEKVCKMNFKIKK; translated from the coding sequence ATGAAAATATTTGATAATTTAGAAAAATTTAATCTTGAACAAGAAAAAATAATTGGTGTTGATGAAACGGGTGTTGGAGATTACTTTACACCTTTAATTGCTTGTGCTGCTTTCGTTCCTAACCATTTGCTAAAACAAGTGAAAGATTTAGGTGTCAAAGATTCAAAATTATTAAGTGAAAAACAAATAATTAAAATCGGAAAGCAATTAATACAAACGATCCCTCACTCTATTTATCGTTTATCACAAGAAGGTTATAATAAATTATCGAAATTTTATAATGCAAATGAAATAAAATTTATTGCACATTTAAGTGCTATTAATTTTATTTTAAAAAAAACTAATGAACCATCATTAGTTTTAATTGACCAATATTCAACAATTAACTCTATTCTAAAATATAATTCTAAAATTATTGAACAAAATAACGCAATAAAAATTGAAGATATTTCTTTACCAGCTTTATTTGCTCATAAAGCAGAATCGCTACATTTATCGGTTGCTTGTGCATCAATTATTGCTCGTTTTATTTTGATATATTTAATGAAAGAACAAAATAAAAATTGAAATTTTAAATTTCCTTTTGGAGCAAACAAAGAAGTTCAAGCTAAAGTCAAAGAATTCGAAGAAATTCATGGTTTAAAAGCTCTTGAAAAAGTATGTAAAATGAATTTTAAAATTAAAAAATAA
- a CDS encoding IS3 family transposase yields MDTTIFRVFIYLGGIMRQLKAHEWLELFDSYEDYKNNLISKNDFELKYYSIRGFSFFDRKFNEAKKYFVFKYNRYNLGMINIESQTGKSSKKGKGSGRPKRQKITPIEIVKKEWEKMPKEQLIEILEIYKDSFDRNNIEVDISKIKKSSLSTRKLGLCFNKSKSTIHNLKTKEQQTRKKSVNTKYDELIIKSFKKNKGLFGRKRLESYIRTKFQIDLNYRTIGRAMRRLNLFCLIRRKKIDREQKNTNVKFIDLVNRDYHGETSQIIATDVTYISAPKDCLNNFVFLSVAIDHKSKFVVNYNLSKRNDLELVMEHMSKIKMDKKWIGHSDHGFQYSSKTYVDLIQKNNGVVSMGRVGNSLDNREAEYFFSILKSECLKLIDITKITFNELKSLIDDFVFWYNNERIQSVLNWKTPQECWGVLECNLQCNEKHLPLRNLGRCFFGVFVLSFN; encoded by the coding sequence ATGGACACAACCATATTTCGTGTTTTTATATATTTAGGAGGTATTATGAGACAATTAAAGGCACATGAATGATTAGAACTATTCGATAGTTATGAAGATTACAAAAATAATTTGATATCAAAAAATGATTTTGAACTTAAATATTATTCAATCAGAGGTTTTAGTTTTTTTGATAGAAAATTCAATGAGGCTAAAAAATATTTTGTCTTCAAGTATAACAGATATAATTTAGGAATGATAAATATAGAATCGCAAACAGGTAAATCATCTAAAAAAGGTAAAGGGTCAGGTAGACCAAAAAGGCAAAAAATTACTCCTATTGAAATTGTAAAAAAGGAATGAGAAAAAATGCCTAAGGAACAATTGATTGAAATTTTAGAAATTTATAAAGACTCTTTTGATAGAAATAATATTGAAGTTGATATTTCTAAAATTAAGAAATCTTCACTTTCTACAAGAAAATTGGGCCTATGCTTTAATAAATCTAAGTCAACAATTCACAATCTAAAAACTAAAGAGCAGCAAACAAGAAAAAAATCTGTAAATACTAAATATGATGAATTAATAATTAAGTCATTTAAGAAAAATAAGGGTTTGTTTGGTAGAAAAAGATTGGAAAGTTATATTAGAACAAAATTCCAAATAGATCTAAATTATAGGACTATTGGTAGAGCGATGAGAAGATTAAACTTATTTTGTTTAATCAGAAGAAAGAAAATAGATAGAGAACAAAAGAACACAAACGTAAAATTTATAGATCTTGTTAATCGTGATTATCACGGAGAGACAAGCCAAATAATTGCCACTGATGTTACTTATATTTCTGCACCAAAAGATTGCTTAAACAATTTTGTATTTTTATCTGTTGCGATTGATCACAAAAGCAAATTTGTTGTTAATTATAATCTTTCAAAAAGAAATGATTTAGAACTAGTAATGGAACATATGTCTAAAATCAAAATGGATAAAAAATGAATAGGTCATTCTGATCATGGTTTCCAATATTCTTCAAAAACTTATGTAGATTTAATTCAGAAAAACAATGGTGTTGTATCAATGGGTAGAGTAGGAAATTCTTTAGATAATAGAGAAGCAGAATATTTCTTTTCAATTTTAAAATCAGAATGTTTAAAATTAATCGATATTACAAAAATAACTTTTAATGAATTAAAATCACTGATTGATGATTTTGTGTTTTGATACAACAACGAAAGAATTCAATCAGTATTAAATTGAAAAACACCTCAAGAGTGTTGAGGTGTGCTCGAGTGTAACTTGCAGTGCAACGAAAAACACCTTCCCTTGAGAAATTTAGGGAGGTGTTTTTTTGGTGTTTTTGTTTTGAGTTTTAATTAA
- a CDS encoding class I SAM-dependent methyltransferase, with protein sequence MVARDEDLINAYQTETGQRIYTRAVFEVGLWKSEEKLIKKYAKTTDLVLDLGTGSGRVAFALKDLGYTKVIATDLSSELIKNANYIKENNNYQGIDFYLTKNQSLKFLKNNSVDFAFYSFNGLMCVPLQDERIKILKEVERVLKKNSYFIFTAKMIEGDLFLEKYIKEQEEKQLLRKLDPRIELIGDSIYLIDGKEGFLHFSYHQELEDLIKKYTNFEVIETKTRDELANENEFVKKFSDNTTFWVLRKI encoded by the coding sequence ATGGTTGCAAGAGATGAAGATTTAATTAATGCTTATCAAACCGAAACTGGACAAAGAATTTACACAAGAGCAGTTTTTGAAGTTGGTCTTTGAAAATCAGAAGAAAAACTAATTAAAAAATATGCTAAAACTACTGATCTTGTCCTTGATTTAGGAACTGGTTCAGGTAGAGTTGCGTTTGCTTTGAAAGATTTAGGATATACAAAAGTTATAGCAACAGATCTTTCGAGTGAATTAATTAAAAACGCAAACTATATTAAAGAAAATAATAATTATCAAGGAATTGATTTTTATTTAACTAAAAATCAATCTTTAAAATTTTTAAAAAATAATTCTGTGGATTTTGCTTTTTATTCTTTTAATGGTTTAATGTGTGTTCCGTTGCAAGATGAGCGAATCAAAATTTTAAAAGAAGTAGAACGAGTTTTAAAAAAGAATTCTTATTTTATTTTTACAGCAAAAATGATTGAAGGTGACTTGTTTTTAGAAAAATATATCAAAGAACAAGAAGAAAAACAATTATTAAGAAAACTGGACCCGAGAATAGAATTAATCGGTGATTCGATTTACTTAATTGATGGTAAAGAAGGTTTTTTACATTTTTCTTACCATCAAGAATTAGAAGATTTGATTAAAAAATATACAAATTTTGAAGTTATAGAAACAAAAACAAGAGATGAACTAGCAAATGAAAATGAGTTTGTAAAGAAATTTAGTGATAACACGACTTTTTGAGTTCTAAGAAAAATATAA
- a CDS encoding ribonuclease HII gives MLDYEINTFGPNQVVIGLDEVGRGCLAGPLVVGYVIFNSDYQNLKIKDSKKLSPKQREEVYLEIQRDALDFGYYVVSLEEIEKLGPKKASILGMEKCLKKARIKYQIVLTDYEKIQTEKPLHNLVKGDSIAISIAAASIVAKVERDKIMDQLDLQFPQYFWKNNKGYGTKKHLESLEKFGPCKYHRIKYKPVLKYLNRGEK, from the coding sequence ATGTTAGATTATGAAATTAATACTTTTGGCCCTAATCAAGTTGTTATCGGTTTAGATGAGGTTGGTAGAGGATGTTTAGCAGGACCATTAGTTGTAGGTTATGTTATTTTTAATTCTGATTATCAAAATCTTAAAATCAAAGATTCAAAAAAATTATCTCCAAAACAAAGAGAAGAAGTTTATTTAGAGATTCAAAGAGATGCTTTAGATTTTGGGTATTATGTCGTTTCTTTAGAGGAAATAGAAAAATTAGGTCCTAAAAAAGCCTCAATTTTAGGAATGGAAAAATGTTTGAAGAAAGCTAGAATTAAATATCAAATTGTTTTAACTGATTATGAAAAAATCCAAACAGAAAAACCGCTTCATAACCTTGTGAAAGGTGATTCGATCGCAATTTCAATTGCAGCTGCAAGTATCGTAGCTAAAGTAGAAAGAGATAAAATTATGGACCAATTAGATCTTCAATTTCCACAATATTTTTGGAAAAATAACAAAGGATACGGAACTAAAAAACATTTAGAATCTCTTGAAAAATTCGGTCCGTGCAAATACCATAGAATTAAATACAAACCGGTTTTAAAATATCTAAACAGAGGAGAAAAATAA
- a CDS encoding TM2 domain-containing protein, with product MENNFYYEIKQEKSDKSYVALCLLSFFLGCLGIDRFYAGRIGLGVCKLLFGWMRMGIWPLVDFILAIAGKQKDSEGKYITQ from the coding sequence ATGGAAAATAATTTTTACTATGAAATAAAACAAGAAAAAAGTGATAAAAGTTATGTTGCTTTATGTCTACTTTCTTTCTTTTTAGGATGCTTAGGTATTGATAGATTTTATGCCGGAAGAATCGGATTAGGTGTATGTAAACTATTATTTGGTTGAATGAGAATGGGTATTTGACCACTTGTAGATTTTATTTTAGCTATTGCAGGTAAGCAAAAAGATTCAGAAGGAAAATACATTACACAATAA
- a CDS encoding RNA-binding S4 domain-containing protein, whose amino-acid sequence MIIKIKGDSIKVSQFLKKIDEIQTGGAAKGFLQNNVVKINGQIAQGRSTKIRPGDIVWVNDTLIKVESELETI is encoded by the coding sequence ATGATTATAAAAATAAAAGGTGACTCAATAAAAGTTAGTCAATTTCTTAAAAAAATAGATGAAATTCAAACAGGTGGTGCAGCAAAAGGGTTTTTACAAAACAATGTTGTTAAAATTAACGGACAAATTGCCCAAGGAAGATCAACAAAAATTCGTCCTGGGGACATCGTTTGAGTAAATGACACTTTAATTAAAGTTGAATCAGAATTAGAAACAATTTAG
- a CDS encoding DNA polymerase III subunit beta: MKFSIKKKIIEPIIDFIYSYIDTADTSPSGKSIGIEINSDSLKLIVNNTSFGVKKELEIDETNIMLERNGRTIINASILKNIIKKFDRIITFELVGETVVIYEGSTKFEIATIDDQRFFMIDFNEANNRFEAESKKLEKIINDVSVSTATNTDKINSTIYKCVNIKTENDNSIRFVATDSYRMSTEIMKTNKKIDINVVIEAKSLKKLITKETPKKIFVFFNDSKLGISYKETIIQLNLTNLNYLDTSKLFDFEIKNVIYIDKNELLKIINKAVFMVNEKARRLEFKFSQEGIKLNFEIPEIGSSQAYTNNYLLEGPDFEMDIDFNFLKDALSVLENDKIKINISARYDRLLFISEKDPENKQLITPLRRY; this comes from the coding sequence ATGAAGTTTTCAATTAAAAAGAAAATTATAGAACCTATAATTGATTTTATATATAGTTACATAGATACAGCAGATACATCTCCAAGCGGAAAAAGTATTGGTATAGAAATTAATTCTGATTCTTTAAAATTAATAGTAAATAACACAAGTTTTGGAGTAAAAAAAGAATTAGAAATTGATGAAACAAATATTATGTTAGAAAGAAATGGAAGAACAATTATTAATGCTTCTATTTTAAAAAATATAATTAAAAAATTTGACAGAATAATTACGTTTGAATTAGTCGGGGAAACAGTTGTAATTTACGAAGGTTCTACAAAATTTGAAATTGCTACAATTGATGATCAAAGATTTTTTATGATTGACTTTAATGAAGCTAATAATAGATTTGAAGCTGAATCTAAAAAATTGGAAAAAATAATTAATGATGTTTCTGTTTCAACAGCTACTAATACAGATAAAATCAATTCAACAATTTATAAATGTGTAAATATAAAAACAGAAAATGATAATTCAATTCGTTTTGTTGCAACAGATTCATATCGTATGTCAACAGAAATAATGAAAACTAATAAAAAAATAGATATTAATGTTGTTATAGAAGCAAAATCATTGAAAAAATTAATTACAAAAGAAACTCCAAAAAAGATTTTTGTGTTTTTTAATGACTCTAAATTAGGAATTTCTTATAAAGAAACAATAATTCAATTAAATCTAACAAATCTAAATTATTTAGATACTTCTAAATTATTTGATTTTGAAATTAAAAATGTAATTTATATAGATAAAAATGAATTATTAAAAATAATTAATAAAGCCGTTTTTATGGTTAATGAAAAAGCAAGAAGACTTGAATTTAAATTTTCACAAGAAGGAATTAAATTAAATTTTGAAATACCAGAAATTGGAAGTTCTCAAGCTTATACAAATAATTATCTTTTAGAAGGTCCTGATTTTGAAATGGATATAGATTTTAATTTTCTAAAAGACGCATTAAGTGTTTTGGAAAATGATAAAATAAAGATAAATATTAGTGCTAGATATGATAGATTGCTTTTTATTTCTGAAAAAGATCCAGAAAACAAGCAATTAATAACACCACTTAGAAGATATTAA
- a CDS encoding helix-turn-helix domain-containing protein, translating to MSNIDNNQNSTTTKALLDNYTEQFKEHMKNQIEDNMVFQTFFKKSKILSVSNNFVLISFDLKNVEYYDKYKQYYSKQINNAIKEIFGEQFSYKVQNIQDFKQEKIKEENKQIIKIPEPIIKDKTINNFLYNSINDEFTINNFVKSEFNNESTKISLNLIEKNTNISLVFLTSNSGLGKTHLLHAIANEIKKEKRSFVYFNPAIFLRDIVNLLKENNNDIITKLLEYYSNVDLVLFDDFETIAEGNKIATKNFIFQIIDTRLQNKKPTIIASQKEINSLKEVLDEKLITRLSSGFITKINEPKKEDLMKILEFLLTENGINISNINEKSKNYIIRNHSKNISSLIGAVKRIDFYKEEINNSNNTEEIIYSIFKDLVKEIDEILPENILKTIAKHYRINTKDILGKTREAKVVVARHIAMNIFKELLDWSSVEIGKYFYRDHSTVLNAFKKHKQNQINNKDNEFEIIKNKILGIN from the coding sequence ATGAGTAATATAGATAATAACCAAAATTCAACAACCACAAAAGCTTTATTAGATAATTACACAGAACAATTTAAAGAACATATGAAAAACCAAATTGAAGATAACATGGTTTTTCAAACATTTTTTAAAAAATCTAAAATTTTAAGTGTTTCTAACAACTTTGTTTTAATATCATTTGATCTTAAAAATGTAGAATATTACGACAAATATAAACAATATTATTCAAAACAAATAAACAATGCTATTAAAGAAATTTTTGGAGAACAATTTTCTTATAAAGTTCAAAATATCCAAGATTTTAAGCAAGAAAAAATTAAAGAAGAAAACAAACAAATTATCAAAATTCCAGAACCAATAATTAAAGATAAAACAATTAATAATTTTCTCTATAACTCAATAAATGATGAATTTACGATTAATAATTTTGTTAAAAGTGAGTTTAATAACGAAAGTACTAAAATATCATTAAATTTAATAGAAAAAAACACAAATATATCATTAGTTTTTTTAACAAGTAATTCTGGTTTAGGAAAAACTCATTTATTACACGCAATAGCTAATGAAATTAAAAAAGAAAAAAGAAGTTTTGTTTATTTTAATCCTGCTATTTTTTTAAGGGATATAGTTAATTTATTAAAAGAAAACAACAATGATATCATTACTAAATTATTAGAATACTACTCAAATGTAGATTTAGTCTTATTTGATGATTTTGAAACAATCGCAGAAGGAAATAAAATAGCTACTAAAAATTTTATATTTCAAATAATTGATACTAGATTGCAAAATAAAAAGCCTACTATCATTGCTTCTCAAAAAGAAATTAATAGTTTAAAAGAAGTTCTTGACGAAAAACTTATCACAAGATTATCTTCTGGATTTATAACAAAAATAAATGAACCTAAAAAAGAAGATTTAATGAAAATTTTGGAATTTTTATTAACAGAAAATGGAATAAATATTTCTAATATAAATGAAAAGTCTAAAAATTATATTATTAGAAATCATTCAAAAAATATAAGTTCTTTAATAGGAGCTGTAAAGAGAATTGATTTTTATAAAGAAGAAATAAACAATTCTAACAATACAGAAGAAATAATATATTCAATATTTAAAGATTTAGTTAAAGAAATAGATGAAATTTTACCTGAAAATATTTTAAAAACTATTGCTAAACATTATAGAATTAATACAAAAGATATTTTAGGAAAAACTAGGGAAGCGAAAGTTGTTGTAGCTAGACATATTGCTATGAATATATTTAAAGAATTGCTTGATTGATCTTCTGTAGAAATTGGCAAATATTTTTATAGAGATCACTCAACAGTCTTAAATGCTTTTAAAAAACATAAACAAAATCAAATTAATAATAAAGATAATGAATTTGAAATTATTAAAAATAAGATTTTGGGGATAAACTAA
- a CDS encoding ATP-dependent DNA helicase, translating to MNNEVKELKGTFKSFIKKDGDKWGLIYFQPENEKSKIVIYAVAPLPMCHVDYEILVQPNNRNYRLLEFKPYKKENTQIDWVEFFKNHIKGVGQKSAEKINEIYGAKIFDLINFYEDNEEELKNNLTTSQIEGFKDFWKIPRNQKTIKELLGKTGEADMSSISFFYNNNLEILYNKLLEIHDNDESIDFVKFYTKNQPYILYTKYNLNLLLVDQFALLLKYSKSFPERVKAYLKFIIQEKERDNSTLLPATEIFVDLQTKTEIESPILKEILIDLCNQGYLFYYNKNGKDYFSLGSTRKKEFFIYEFLEKINNQPPKIFDSLDSSKLNDLSKKQQEAYLSFLKENILIITGGPGTGKTHLINKLNQTLKLNRYKNENDYVILAPTGRAATNISNKIKSKVKTIHSFLRIPTDLEEPEYDEDRELIKVLIIDEFSMVNLNIFEKLLRSCPNLEKLVLIGDIDQLPAIGPGNLLENLLLSNKFSATYLVDYFRSDSKTIWEHFNSIKKEGELPKFHKGIVDLYEFNDLTLTDQLVDLYSKKLQKTDLENLILLCPTYKGNEGLINLNNLIQNKINPQGRVVHTYKKLGQTIEFRVGDKVIQLENRINDEIYNGDFGRIVAVDEGTSSKAKDKKIKIEFNQGHENKTIVYTREEFYNQIALGYGVTVHKFQGSEINNVIFLVHPKHNFMLTKKMLYTGTSRAKKYLAIVTTNKSDYREINLKNEVYKKEILTNLELFLKGEKWN from the coding sequence ATGAATAACGAAGTTAAAGAGTTAAAAGGGACATTTAAATCTTTTATTAAAAAAGACGGGGATAAATGAGGACTTATTTATTTTCAACCAGAAAATGAAAAAAGTAAAATTGTGATTTATGCAGTAGCACCATTACCAATGTGTCATGTTGATTATGAAATACTTGTCCAACCAAATAATCGGAATTATCGTTTATTAGAATTTAAACCTTACAAAAAAGAAAATACACAAATTGATTGAGTTGAGTTTTTCAAAAATCATATAAAAGGTGTTGGACAAAAATCGGCGGAAAAAATTAATGAAATTTATGGAGCTAAAATTTTTGATTTAATTAATTTTTATGAAGATAATGAAGAAGAATTAAAAAATAATTTAACCACATCGCAAATAGAGGGTTTTAAAGATTTTTGAAAAATTCCAAGAAACCAAAAAACCATAAAAGAGCTTCTAGGGAAAACTGGTGAAGCAGATATGAGTTCTATTTCGTTTTTTTATAACAATAATTTAGAAATTCTTTATAACAAATTGTTAGAAATTCATGACAATGATGAAAGCATAGATTTTGTGAAGTTTTATACAAAAAACCAACCTTATATTTTGTATACTAAATATAACTTAAATTTATTGTTAGTAGATCAATTTGCTCTTTTATTAAAATACTCAAAATCTTTCCCAGAAAGAGTTAAAGCTTATTTAAAGTTTATTATTCAAGAAAAAGAAAGAGATAATTCAACTCTTTTACCTGCTACAGAAATTTTTGTAGACTTACAAACTAAAACGGAAATAGAATCACCTATTTTGAAAGAAATTCTTATAGATCTTTGCAATCAAGGTTATTTGTTCTACTACAATAAAAATGGAAAAGATTATTTTTCATTAGGTTCGACAAGAAAAAAAGAATTTTTTATTTATGAATTTCTTGAAAAAATAAATAATCAACCTCCAAAAATATTTGATAGTTTAGATTCTTCAAAACTTAATGATTTATCAAAGAAACAACAAGAAGCTTATTTATCTTTTTTAAAAGAAAATATATTAATAATTACAGGTGGCCCAGGAACAGGAAAAACTCATCTTATTAATAAGTTAAATCAAACATTAAAACTCAATCGTTATAAAAATGAAAATGATTATGTAATCTTAGCTCCAACAGGTCGTGCAGCAACAAACATTTCAAATAAAATTAAATCAAAAGTCAAAACAATTCATAGTTTTTTAAGAATTCCAACCGACTTAGAAGAACCGGAATATGACGAAGATCGAGAACTTATTAAAGTTTTAATTATTGATGAGTTTTCAATGGTTAATTTAAATATTTTTGAAAAACTATTAAGATCATGTCCTAATTTAGAAAAATTAGTTTTAATAGGTGATATTGATCAACTACCGGCAATTGGTCCAGGGAATTTATTAGAAAATCTTCTTTTATCGAATAAATTTTCAGCAACTTATTTAGTTGATTATTTTAGAAGTGACTCAAAAACAATTTGAGAACACTTTAATTCAATAAAAAAAGAAGGTGAGTTACCTAAGTTTCATAAAGGAATAGTTGATTTGTATGAATTTAATGATTTAACCTTAACTGATCAGTTGGTTGATCTTTATTCTAAAAAACTTCAAAAGACAGATTTAGAAAATTTAATCTTATTATGTCCGACTTATAAAGGAAATGAAGGTTTAATTAACTTAAATAATTTAATTCAAAATAAAATTAATCCACAAGGAAGGGTTGTCCATACTTATAAAAAATTAGGTCAAACAATTGAGTTTAGAGTTGGTGATAAAGTTATTCAATTAGAAAACAGAATTAATGATGAAATTTATAATGGAGATTTTGGAAGAATTGTTGCTGTTGATGAAGGAACTAGTTCTAAAGCTAAAGATAAGAAAATTAAAATTGAGTTTAATCAAGGACACGAAAATAAAACTATTGTTTACACAAGAGAAGAATTTTATAATCAAATTGCTCTTGGCTATGGTGTTACTGTACATAAATTTCAGGGTAGTGAAATTAATAATGTAATTTTTTTAGTTCATCCAAAACATAATTTTATGTTAACTAAAAAAATGTTATATACAGGGACTTCACGAGCAAAAAAATATTTAGCAATAGTAACCACAAATAAATCAGATTATAGAGAAATTAATTTAAAAAATGAAGTTTACAAAAAAGAAATATTAACAAATTTAGAATTATTCTTAAAAGGAGAAAAATGAAATTAA